The following proteins are co-located in the Bradyrhizobium barranii subsp. barranii genome:
- the tnpC gene encoding IS66 family transposase has product MPPSPIDPARLAALPADVRALFRAQEAMIEAERRRADDECSARLHVESELAASKESVERLELLVKEYERARFGKRSEKFNPDQMQLVLEDIEIAIAEVQERQDDRARRAGTAPSSRRTRRAARAFPAHLPRIEQVIEPENLECPCGCGRMVQIGEDRSRRLDVMAAQYRVIETVRPRYACAKGCTGVAQAPAPAHLVEGGIPTEALLAQVAVAKFSEHMPLYRQSQVLARHGIFIDRAVLADWMGTVAFHLAPLVERMSVVMKQSGRLFMDETRAPVLDPGRGRTKTGYLWAVLRDDRGHGGADPPIVVYHYAPGRGGGHAERILEGFDGILQVDGYQGYHRLARPERKGGVPLRLAACRVGGDVAIPAPHRPGRADYPHPVLHA; this is encoded by the coding sequence GTGCCGCCGTCCCCCATTGATCCCGCCCGTCTTGCAGCGCTGCCCGCCGATGTGCGCGCGCTCTTCCGCGCGCAGGAAGCGATGATTGAAGCCGAGCGTCGTCGCGCAGACGATGAATGCTCGGCGCGCCTTCATGTCGAGAGTGAACTGGCTGCGTCCAAAGAGAGCGTCGAACGCCTCGAACTGCTCGTGAAGGAGTACGAGCGCGCACGTTTCGGTAAACGCTCGGAGAAGTTCAATCCCGATCAGATGCAACTGGTTCTCGAGGACATCGAGATTGCCATCGCCGAAGTCCAGGAACGCCAGGACGATCGTGCGCGCCGCGCCGGCACGGCGCCGTCCAGCCGCCGGACCAGGCGCGCTGCCCGTGCCTTTCCCGCGCACCTGCCGCGCATCGAGCAGGTGATCGAACCCGAGAACCTCGAGTGTCCCTGCGGCTGCGGCCGGATGGTCCAGATCGGCGAGGATCGCTCCCGCCGTCTCGATGTCATGGCCGCCCAGTATCGTGTGATCGAGACGGTGCGACCGCGCTACGCCTGCGCAAAGGGCTGCACCGGTGTTGCTCAGGCGCCGGCGCCCGCCCATCTCGTGGAGGGTGGCATCCCCACCGAGGCGCTGCTGGCGCAGGTGGCGGTCGCCAAGTTCAGCGAGCACATGCCACTCTATCGTCAGTCGCAGGTTCTGGCCCGGCATGGCATCTTCATCGATCGCGCCGTTCTGGCAGACTGGATGGGAACGGTCGCCTTCCACCTCGCGCCGCTGGTCGAGCGCATGAGCGTCGTGATGAAGCAATCGGGCCGCTTGTTCATGGACGAGACCAGGGCGCCTGTGCTCGATCCGGGCCGGGGCCGAACGAAGACCGGCTATCTGTGGGCTGTCCTGCGCGACGATCGCGGCCACGGCGGCGCTGATCCACCAATCGTGGTCTACCACTACGCGCCAGGACGCGGTGGCGGCCATGCTGAGCGCATCCTCGAGGGCTTCGACGGCATCCTTCAGGTCGACGGATACCAGGGCTATCATCGGCTCGCACGGCCCGAGCGCAAAGGCGGCGTGCCGCTGCGGCTGGCCGCATGCCGAGTAGGCGGGGATGTTGCCATCCCCGCCCCTCACAGACCCGGACGAGCGGATTACCCGCATCCGGTTCTTCACGCGTAA
- a CDS encoding recombinase family protein codes for MKSELVTPSHLARKAVVYIRQSTPHQVVSNQESLRLQYALRQRARELGWREAAIDVIDADLGLSGASIAQRNGFKELVGRVGLSEVGLILSIDVTRLARNCTDWYPLLDICGLRGCLIADRDGVYDPGTPNGRLLLGLKGSISELELHTIRSRLTAGLLAKAERGELAVMLPIGLMRDPSGVVVKDPDMAVQGRLGLVFQLFLQLRSVAKVMRALNERDLELPRRDRYGDLCWTRATLAAVAAILKNPAYAGAFVYGRTRFRPPKREGALPQKAPRPMEEWRIVVKDRYPAYIDWPIYEKIRSVIRDNRAEYMRIKTRGAPRNGELLLHGIAWCARCGHKMYVRYKGGGEYVCNHLRTQEGQPTCQHIRAAHIDAAVGDAFLTALAPAELDALSRSRRVQQQTNNALRSSAERELERKRYTAALAERQFNRADPDNRLVASELERRWEAALNDVRAAEEALARQTPPKAITQVAISKELNDKVISLTGRLPQIWGDETISDAHRKALLRCLIEKVVLDRGERDLALARIVWRGGAVTELEVKMSVNSVTRLTRGTEMRERLLTLARDGVPDDKIATILTREGHRSPRCADKVLPITVGRLRRAAAIKVTAQRSRWEHDDSYLSPPELARRLEIPVNWLYVQIRTKRLLIDRQPSGAYLFPNTPSVLHAIGDLRNHVIAQLDLRICQPNKEGHQHG; via the coding sequence ATGAAGTCCGAGCTGGTCACACCAAGCCACTTGGCGCGCAAAGCCGTAGTCTACATCCGGCAGTCGACGCCCCATCAGGTCGTAAGCAATCAGGAGAGCCTGCGCCTTCAATACGCGCTTCGCCAGCGCGCCCGCGAACTCGGATGGCGTGAGGCGGCCATCGACGTGATTGATGCCGATCTCGGGTTGAGCGGCGCGTCTATAGCACAGCGTAACGGCTTCAAGGAACTCGTTGGCCGTGTTGGCCTGAGTGAAGTGGGACTCATCCTGTCGATCGACGTGACCCGCTTGGCGCGTAATTGTACCGACTGGTATCCGCTCCTGGATATCTGTGGTCTACGTGGCTGCCTGATCGCCGACCGCGATGGTGTCTATGATCCGGGCACTCCCAACGGACGGTTGCTTCTCGGGCTGAAGGGTTCGATCTCCGAGCTTGAGCTACATACGATCCGCAGCCGGCTGACCGCCGGCCTGCTGGCCAAAGCCGAACGCGGCGAACTTGCGGTTATGCTGCCAATCGGGCTGATGCGGGACCCGAGCGGTGTGGTCGTTAAGGATCCCGACATGGCCGTGCAAGGGCGGCTCGGTCTCGTCTTCCAGTTATTCCTGCAGCTGCGCAGCGTTGCCAAGGTCATGCGAGCGTTGAACGAGCGTGACCTGGAACTGCCGCGTCGTGATCGATATGGCGATTTGTGCTGGACGCGCGCGACGCTGGCTGCCGTCGCGGCGATCTTGAAGAACCCCGCATACGCGGGCGCCTTTGTCTATGGACGAACCCGCTTCCGGCCGCCGAAGCGGGAGGGGGCCCTGCCACAAAAGGCTCCGCGGCCGATGGAGGAGTGGCGGATCGTCGTTAAAGATCGATATCCAGCCTATATCGACTGGCCAATTTATGAAAAAATCCGATCCGTCATCAGAGATAACCGAGCCGAATACATGCGCATCAAAACCCGCGGCGCGCCTCGCAATGGCGAGCTCCTGCTCCACGGCATTGCCTGGTGCGCACGATGTGGCCATAAGATGTACGTCCGCTACAAGGGCGGCGGCGAATATGTATGCAATCACCTGCGTACCCAGGAAGGTCAGCCAACCTGCCAACACATCCGCGCCGCCCATATCGATGCAGCCGTTGGCGACGCATTCCTAACCGCACTAGCGCCGGCCGAACTCGATGCCTTGTCGCGCTCCCGCCGGGTGCAGCAGCAGACGAACAATGCGCTACGCTCCAGTGCAGAACGAGAGCTCGAGCGCAAGCGATACACGGCGGCGCTCGCCGAACGGCAGTTCAACCGAGCTGATCCAGATAATCGGTTGGTCGCCTCGGAACTCGAGCGTCGATGGGAAGCGGCGCTAAACGACGTGCGCGCCGCCGAAGAGGCGCTTGCCCGACAGACGCCGCCCAAAGCCATCACACAAGTGGCCATAAGCAAGGAGCTCAACGACAAGGTCATCAGCCTCACCGGCCGCCTCCCGCAGATATGGGGTGACGAGACTATCTCGGATGCGCATCGCAAGGCGTTGTTGCGATGTCTCATCGAAAAGGTCGTTCTCGACCGCGGTGAGCGCGACTTGGCCCTGGCTAGGATCGTCTGGCGGGGAGGCGCCGTGACGGAGCTCGAAGTGAAGATGAGCGTCAACTCCGTCACCAGATTGACGCGAGGCACAGAGATGCGGGAACGCCTTCTGACGCTCGCTCGCGACGGCGTCCCAGACGACAAGATCGCCACAATCCTTACTCGGGAAGGTCACCGCTCTCCCCGTTGCGCCGATAAGGTGCTGCCTATCACCGTTGGGCGGCTCCGTCGTGCCGCCGCCATCAAGGTAACTGCCCAGCGCAGCCGATGGGAGCATGACGACTCATACCTCAGCCCGCCCGAACTGGCCCGAAGGCTCGAGATTCCAGTAAACTGGCTCTATGTTCAGATCCGAACCAAGCGTTTGCTAATTGATCGCCAGCCCAGCGGCGCCTATCTCTTCCCGAATACACCATCCGTTCTTCACGCCATCGGAGACCTTCGAAACCACGTCATCGCGCAACTTGATCTAAGAATCTGTCAGCCTAACAAGGAGGGGCATCAACATGGGTGA
- the tnpB gene encoding IS66 family insertion sequence element accessory protein TnpB (TnpB, as the term is used for proteins encoded by IS66 family insertion elements, is considered an accessory protein, since TnpC, encoded by a neighboring gene, is a DDE family transposase.): protein MIIPAQGLRIVLAVRPVDFRCGHDALAGLVQNTLGLDPHSGLIVVFRSKRADRLKILLWDGTGLVLVYKRLGRDGRFEWPQISDGVMHLTRVQFEALLDHPC, encoded by the coding sequence ATGATCATTCCGGCGCAGGGACTGCGGATTGTGCTTGCTGTGCGTCCTGTTGACTTCCGGTGCGGGCACGACGCGCTGGCCGGTCTTGTGCAAAACACGCTTGGGCTCGATCCGCATTCGGGCCTGATCGTGGTTTTTCGTTCGAAGCGCGCCGACCGGCTGAAGATTTTGCTATGGGACGGCACGGGCCTCGTTTTGGTCTACAAGCGCCTTGGCCGCGATGGTCGTTTCGAGTGGCCGCAGATCAGCGACGGCGTCATGCATCTGACGCGCGTGCAGTTCGAAGCGCTGCTCGATCACCCATGTTGA
- a CDS encoding transposase: protein MEQSGEEAEADGFVGKLTRRTRSGGRLWSAEIKGRAVFESMKPDARVCDVARRYGVKAQQLTTWRRLARAGRLALVTDDAADFVSIELSDSIELSDPVASGKSEGPVEITIGKVSVRLDADVSAVRIAEIVTAIERGA, encoded by the coding sequence ATGGAACAATCGGGGGAGGAAGCCGAAGCTGATGGCTTTGTAGGGAAGCTTACGCGCCGGACGCGTTCTGGAGGCCGGTTATGGTCTGCGGAGATCAAGGGGCGCGCTGTTTTCGAGAGCATGAAGCCCGACGCCCGGGTATGTGATGTCGCACGGCGTTATGGTGTGAAGGCCCAGCAGTTGACGACGTGGCGCAGATTGGCGCGTGCTGGCCGGCTCGCATTGGTCACGGACGACGCGGCGGATTTCGTGTCGATCGAGCTGAGCGATTCGATCGAGCTGAGCGATCCAGTGGCGTCAGGCAAGAGCGAGGGGCCCGTCGAGATTACGATTGGCAAGGTTTCGGTCCGCCTGGATGCGGACGTGTCGGCGGTGCGGATCGCGGAGATCGTGACTGCGATCGAGCGCGGCGCATGA
- a CDS encoding IS110 family RNA-guided transposase: MNEVSTIGLDLAKHVFQAHGADAGGVVVFRKQLRRDNVLAFFAQQPACLVAMEACASAHHWAREIGKLGHAVRLIPPSYVKPFVKRQKNDMADAEAICEAAQRPTMRFAAVKSEDQQASAVVFRARDLLVRQRTQIINALRGHLAEYGLVVAKGASNVAALVEHAQASGSSVPTAAQPALDILVKMLAVLEEQIKQLDIEIARRAREEEVARRLMTVPGIGPITATALMALAPEPENFKRGRDFAAWLGLTPLQRSTGGRQKLGQISKMGERTLRRLLIIGASAVVKLARRRGQSQGAWLERMLARKPPMLVAVALANKMARTVWALMVNGGVYKAPVAAA; encoded by the coding sequence GTGAACGAAGTTAGCACGATTGGACTAGACTTGGCGAAACATGTTTTTCAGGCACATGGCGCAGACGCTGGCGGCGTTGTTGTTTTCCGCAAACAGCTGCGTCGTGATAATGTGCTGGCTTTCTTTGCTCAGCAGCCTGCGTGCCTGGTAGCGATGGAAGCCTGCGCCAGCGCCCATCACTGGGCTCGTGAGATTGGCAAGCTGGGTCACGCAGTGCGTCTGATTCCACCGTCCTATGTAAAGCCCTTTGTGAAACGCCAGAAAAACGATATGGCCGATGCAGAAGCGATTTGCGAAGCAGCCCAACGCCCCACCATGCGCTTTGCCGCCGTGAAGAGTGAGGACCAGCAGGCGAGCGCGGTCGTGTTTCGCGCTCGCGATCTTTTGGTCCGGCAACGTACTCAGATCATAAACGCGTTGCGAGGTCACCTCGCCGAATACGGCCTGGTCGTTGCAAAGGGGGCGTCCAATGTCGCCGCGCTGGTTGAGCACGCGCAAGCTTCCGGGAGCAGCGTGCCAACGGCGGCGCAACCGGCGCTCGATATCCTAGTCAAGATGCTGGCGGTGCTGGAAGAGCAAATCAAGCAACTCGATATTGAGATCGCGCGACGAGCCCGAGAAGAGGAAGTTGCTCGACGGCTTATGACAGTTCCTGGCATCGGCCCAATCACTGCGACAGCTCTGATGGCGCTAGCGCCTGAGCCCGAAAACTTCAAACGTGGCCGGGATTTCGCCGCGTGGTTGGGGTTGACGCCGCTGCAACGTTCCACTGGTGGAAGACAGAAGCTCGGCCAAATATCGAAAATGGGTGAGCGAACGCTGCGGCGTCTCCTCATCATCGGGGCGAGTGCGGTGGTGAAGCTGGCTCGCCGACGCGGTCAATCGCAAGGGGCATGGCTGGAGCGCATGCTCGCTCGTAAGCCGCCCATGCTTGTCGCCGTCGCTCTCGCCAACAAGATGGCTCGCACCGTGTGGGCTTTGATGGTCAACGGTGGGGTCTACAAAGCTCCGGTCGCAGCGGCTTAA